The following proteins come from a genomic window of Legionella cherrii:
- a CDS encoding HesA/MoeB/ThiF family protein — MTVLSELERYSQQIKLEEIGFQGQKKLQAARVLCLGAGGIGATLLPYLAGAGVGTIGIIDGDFIDESNLHRQILYQEKDVGQAKAVVAKMRLNTLNSTIKVQAYDFRLTAHNVEEIIAQYDLVADCSDNFYTRYLVHDMCYRLEKPYVYASAYQFQGHCSLFYGQKNPCLHCLFPVIPDTTANCQNGGVIGTLPGLLGIVQATEIIKWITGSGTSLLNRLLCINLLTMEIKNIHLSKNKECPFCVYGHTLDENAFGLCLSSEEIHAIAISCKNLPKFLQENPKVFLLDVRTAEEHHLKNLGGKLIPLAELSVRLDELDPLGPILIYCQSGQRSQRAVLLLEQAGFRSIYYLDQGINSLNEASCGTAPKE, encoded by the coding sequence ATGACTGTTTTATCTGAGTTAGAACGCTATTCTCAGCAAATTAAATTAGAAGAAATTGGCTTTCAGGGACAAAAAAAGCTGCAAGCGGCAAGGGTATTATGTCTTGGGGCAGGAGGCATTGGGGCTACACTTCTTCCTTATCTAGCTGGTGCAGGAGTGGGAACGATAGGGATAATCGATGGTGATTTCATCGACGAAAGTAATCTACATCGGCAAATTCTTTACCAAGAAAAAGATGTTGGCCAGGCAAAAGCTGTTGTAGCAAAGATGAGGTTAAATACGCTCAATTCAACGATCAAGGTTCAAGCGTATGATTTTCGTTTAACGGCTCATAATGTAGAAGAAATCATCGCTCAATATGATCTTGTGGCGGATTGTTCCGATAACTTTTATACGCGTTATCTTGTGCACGATATGTGTTATCGTTTAGAAAAGCCCTATGTGTATGCCAGTGCTTACCAATTCCAGGGACATTGTTCTTTATTTTATGGACAAAAAAATCCATGTTTGCATTGTTTGTTTCCAGTCATTCCTGATACCACCGCCAATTGTCAAAATGGTGGAGTTATCGGTACGTTGCCTGGATTGTTAGGGATCGTGCAAGCGACTGAAATAATTAAATGGATTACCGGTAGCGGTACTTCATTATTAAATCGATTGCTTTGCATCAACTTACTGACAATGGAAATAAAAAATATCCATCTGAGCAAAAATAAAGAATGTCCCTTTTGTGTCTACGGCCATACCCTAGACGAAAACGCTTTTGGATTGTGTCTGTCTTCAGAAGAGATACACGCGATCGCGATTTCTTGTAAAAATTTGCCCAAATTTTTACAAGAAAATCCGAAGGTATTTTTGTTGGATGTAAGAACTGCTGAGGAACACCATCTTAAAAATTTAGGTGGAAAATTAATTCCCTTGGCTGAGCTGTCTGTGCGCCTTGATGAGCTCGATCCCTTAGGTCCTATACTTATTTATTGCCAGTCAGGTCAAAGAAGCCAAAGGGCTGTACTGTTATTAGAGCAGGCAGGATTTCGCTCGATTTATTATCTTGATCAGGGCATCAATTCATTGAATGAGGCTTCTTGCGGAACAGCCCCAAAAGAATAG
- a CDS encoding efflux RND transporter periplasmic adaptor subunit, with the protein MRALKSVFSTISLIIFLLGLNCFSLWASEESSVTEKEGHLEEIAKGPQGGRLFKESSIALELLIFERAMPPHFRAFLYKDGALITPEAAQLTVQLTRFNGKKEEITFKHIEDFLQSNQIVQEPHSFDVSIQLAFEGKQYQWHYATYEGRIKIVPDILKSADIQVATAQSQTIKTQLKVVGKIVPNRDTLAPIYARYSGIIKSLTKNLGEEVTKGEVLAIIESNESLQNYTITAPITGTIIQKYATNGELAQNTKPIYEVANLATVWADFTLYRKEAPLVKQGMEVIVTGDGGTPESTATISYIAPLGIEDSQTTLARAVLSNDNHIWLPGMYVNGAVIIKEKKAPVAVLISALQRLNNVDVVFVQEGDYFEATPVILGEKDDQWVEVISGLDAGQRYVSKNSFFMKAELGKEGAIHED; encoded by the coding sequence ATGAGAGCACTAAAATCAGTTTTCTCTACAATATCACTGATTATTTTTCTATTAGGATTAAATTGCTTTTCTCTCTGGGCTTCAGAGGAATCCTCTGTTACAGAAAAAGAGGGGCATCTGGAAGAGATTGCTAAAGGCCCTCAGGGTGGTCGATTGTTTAAAGAAAGCAGCATTGCTCTAGAGCTTTTAATTTTTGAAAGAGCAATGCCACCCCATTTTCGAGCTTTTCTTTACAAGGATGGTGCGCTTATTACGCCTGAGGCGGCACAACTAACAGTTCAACTGACTCGATTTAATGGAAAAAAGGAAGAAATTACCTTTAAGCACATTGAGGATTTTTTGCAAAGCAATCAAATTGTTCAAGAACCTCATTCTTTTGATGTGAGCATTCAATTGGCGTTTGAAGGTAAGCAATATCAATGGCATTACGCAACTTATGAGGGTCGCATAAAAATTGTGCCAGATATTCTGAAGTCGGCTGATATTCAAGTGGCAACAGCACAAAGCCAGACCATAAAAACTCAATTAAAAGTGGTTGGGAAAATCGTCCCTAATCGTGATACTTTGGCACCCATCTATGCTCGGTATTCGGGCATTATCAAGTCATTAACTAAAAACCTTGGTGAAGAAGTCACGAAAGGAGAGGTATTAGCTATCATTGAAAGTAATGAAAGTCTGCAAAACTATACCATCACAGCCCCGATCACCGGAACCATTATACAAAAATATGCGACCAATGGAGAGCTTGCGCAAAATACCAAACCCATTTATGAGGTGGCTAACTTGGCTACTGTCTGGGCTGATTTCACCCTATATCGCAAAGAAGCGCCTCTGGTCAAACAGGGAATGGAAGTCATTGTGACTGGAGATGGGGGAACGCCTGAATCAACGGCTACTATTTCTTATATAGCGCCTTTAGGAATAGAGGACAGTCAAACTACTTTGGCTCGAGCCGTTTTATCGAATGACAATCATATCTGGCTGCCCGGTATGTATGTGAATGGTGCTGTAATTATCAAAGAAAAAAAAGCGCCGGTGGCGGTATTAATTTCTGCCCTACAAAGGCTTAATAATGTGGATGTAGTCTTTGTTCAAGAAGGGGATTATTTTGAAGCAACCCCGGTTATTTTAGGAGAAAAAGATGACCAATGGGTCGAGGTGATCTCAGGGCTTGATGCAGGACAGCGTTATGTGAGTAAAAACAGCTTTTTTATGAAAGCAGAGCTTGGTAAAGAAGGCGCAATCCATGAGGACTAA
- the thiE gene encoding thiamine phosphate synthase, protein MMNTVWCNTGSEIDRQTVRGLGLEMQQQLFNGSNHPKAIKISESISRKDLQILNNYSGPVVLDFTLPFQHIDNNADDLTAGFSFADVLVLNTLEAELILNRKIMTHQAMQEAAHELLTLGAKSIFLLGRHLQETSWEHDYWTNGLTSFWLTKNRFSDAKYPELRSVLSAAITGALALEYSLEDALIIAKMYAHQAVRLAGTSLCYGGFPENEMDLPYLSSKPLNEAPQPFKPCHRLGLYPVVDCFSWVEMLLKLGVKTIQLRIKEKSKSLEEEMKQSIALAKKYGATLFINDYWEMALKLNAEAVHLGQSDLDTADLDAIRNQGVFLGVSTHCYYEVARAHAICPSYIAIGPIYPTTSKEMPFLAQGIERLHRWQRTLNYPLVAIGGINIERMPDVVATGVQGIALISAITQADDPQRATEQLLSFVG, encoded by the coding sequence ATGATGAACACGGTGTGGTGCAATACTGGTAGTGAAATCGATCGGCAAACAGTGCGTGGATTGGGTCTTGAAATGCAACAACAGCTATTCAATGGATCCAATCATCCCAAGGCAATTAAAATAAGCGAATCCATTTCTCGCAAAGACTTACAAATCCTAAACAATTATTCTGGGCCTGTAGTTTTAGATTTTACTTTACCTTTTCAACATATTGATAATAATGCGGATGATTTAACTGCAGGGTTTTCTTTTGCGGATGTTTTGGTCTTGAATACACTTGAGGCCGAATTGATTTTAAACCGCAAGATCATGACCCATCAAGCCATGCAGGAAGCGGCTCATGAATTATTAACCCTGGGGGCTAAAAGTATTTTTCTATTGGGGCGGCATCTGCAAGAAACTTCATGGGAACATGATTATTGGACAAATGGGCTTACTTCATTTTGGCTGACGAAAAATCGCTTCTCTGATGCAAAATATCCGGAACTTCGATCAGTTTTATCCGCGGCAATTACTGGGGCATTAGCTTTGGAGTACTCACTCGAAGATGCACTAATCATCGCAAAAATGTATGCACACCAAGCAGTCCGTCTGGCAGGAACCAGTTTATGTTATGGTGGTTTCCCAGAGAATGAAATGGACCTGCCTTATCTTTCATCCAAACCCCTGAATGAGGCGCCCCAACCATTTAAACCATGTCATCGATTAGGTCTTTATCCTGTGGTTGATTGCTTCTCCTGGGTCGAAATGCTTTTGAAGCTTGGGGTAAAAACCATTCAATTGCGAATTAAAGAAAAAAGTAAGAGCCTGGAAGAGGAGATGAAGCAAAGTATTGCTTTGGCTAAAAAGTATGGTGCTACTTTATTTATTAATGACTACTGGGAAATGGCATTAAAGTTGAATGCAGAAGCAGTCCATTTAGGACAATCAGATTTAGATACTGCAGATCTTGACGCGATTAGAAATCAGGGAGTGTTTCTCGGAGTGAGTACTCATTGTTATTATGAGGTGGCACGAGCCCATGCGATTTGTCCTTCATACATTGCAATCGGTCCTATTTATCCAACGACCAGCAAGGAAATGCCTTTTTTAGCACAAGGTATTGAACGCTTACATCGCTGGCAACGCACTTTAAATTATCCTTTGGTTGCAATAGGGGGGATCAATATTGAGCGTATGCCAGATGTGGTTGCTACAGGAGTTCAAGGTATCGCCCTGATTTCTGCAATTACTCAAGCGGATGATCCCCAAAGAGCGACGGAGCAACTTTTGAGTTTTGTTGGCTGA
- a CDS encoding DUF2490 domain-containing protein, translating into MQRNSILSCFLIGMFILSWSTKGNCALERDVQTWFNITAIGKTHSNNKFIGRLRYWLEDQERLGDDSSRFSQILLRPGLGYALTDNLSIWIGYAWIYTGKPNTPNPFEEDRIWQQLLWTKTNKYLTFTSRTRTEQRFLENNPKTAYRLRQLIKISVPFKHFNKMSFVTSDEVFFHKNNFVGRNSSGFDQNRYFVGVGYKINPSLNTEIGYMNQYIRRFGVPDFLANIVSLNFFLNF; encoded by the coding sequence ATGCAAAGGAATAGTATTTTATCCTGTTTTTTAATAGGAATGTTTATTCTATCATGGTCTACAAAGGGGAATTGTGCTCTAGAGCGTGATGTTCAAACCTGGTTCAATATTACAGCAATTGGTAAGACTCACAGTAATAACAAATTTATAGGCCGTCTAAGATATTGGTTGGAAGATCAAGAGCGCTTAGGGGATGATAGCAGTCGTTTTTCACAGATTTTATTACGTCCAGGATTAGGCTATGCATTAACTGATAATCTTAGTATCTGGATTGGATATGCCTGGATTTATACAGGGAAACCAAACACCCCTAACCCATTTGAGGAAGATCGTATTTGGCAACAATTGTTATGGACTAAAACGAATAAATATTTAACGTTTACCAGTAGAACCCGTACAGAACAGCGCTTTTTAGAAAACAATCCCAAGACAGCCTATCGTTTAAGACAACTGATTAAAATTTCAGTTCCTTTCAAGCATTTTAATAAAATGAGTTTTGTTACAAGCGATGAAGTTTTTTTTCACAAGAATAATTTTGTGGGTAGAAACAGCAGTGGTTTTGATCAAAACCGGTATTTTGTTGGAGTAGGTTATAAAATAAACCCATCGTTAAACACTGAAATTGGCTATATGAATCAGTATATTCGACGGTTTGGAGTTCCAGATTTTTTAGCCAATATAGTATCCTTAAATTTTTTCCTAAATTTTTAG
- a CDS encoding pyridoxamine 5'-phosphate oxidase family protein encodes MQFTDRDWCLQELPEQVDYSWLLRLMKVWVETEDLPFNMGVLATVDENGFPRSRTVAIREINEHGLLFFTQLGSAKVAHISVNPYVSFTFMLPKTQRQVTVFGKVRPVSEEENLKNWETYDQERRLRFLVYGTKSGQLINKQQDLDEELVALKEQYKKNLPERPHEYVGYMIIPEQIKFYQLNEHRLSDSINAKRIHETWTLQRFVP; translated from the coding sequence ATGCAATTCACGGACAGAGACTGGTGTCTGCAAGAGTTACCTGAACAAGTTGATTATAGTTGGTTGTTAAGATTAATGAAGGTTTGGGTTGAGACAGAAGATCTACCATTTAATATGGGTGTTTTAGCGACAGTAGATGAAAATGGGTTTCCAAGAAGCCGTACAGTAGCTATTCGTGAAATAAACGAACATGGATTGCTTTTTTTTACCCAGCTGGGTAGTGCGAAAGTAGCACATATCTCAGTCAATCCCTATGTTTCTTTCACTTTTATGTTACCGAAGACGCAAAGACAAGTTACTGTTTTTGGAAAAGTAAGGCCAGTTAGCGAAGAAGAAAATCTAAAAAACTGGGAGACTTATGATCAAGAGCGAAGGTTGCGTTTTTTAGTTTATGGTACAAAGTCTGGACAATTGATAAATAAACAACAGGACTTAGATGAAGAGTTGGTTGCTTTAAAAGAGCAATATAAAAAAAATCTCCCAGAAAGGCCTCATGAATATGTTGGTTATATGATTATTCCTGAACAGATAAAATTTTATCAATTAAATGAACATCGGTTGTCGGATTCAATAAATGCAAAACGCATCCATGAAACCTGGACTTTACAGCGGTTTGTTCCTTAA
- a CDS encoding thiazole synthase: MWHLADKLLTSRLLLGTAGYPSLEVMTDAVRASKTEVITVSLKRQMASGTGSDLFWQTIQSLNCCLLPNTAGCRDAQTAITTAEMARELFNTSWIKLEVIGDDLSLQPDPFELLRAANELVKRGFEVFPYCTDDLVLCQRLMDCGCRILMPWAAPIGSGKGLLNPFALETLRHRLTDVTLIVDAGIGKPSHATRILELGFDGVLLNSAVASAIHPVAMAEAFSHAVIAGRSAFEAGLMPERITAQSCTPLIDTPFWHQEVL, encoded by the coding sequence ATGTGGCATTTAGCAGATAAGCTTTTAACAAGTCGGTTGCTTTTGGGGACTGCGGGTTATCCATCACTTGAGGTAATGACCGATGCGGTAAGGGCCTCCAAAACAGAGGTAATTACCGTTTCTCTGAAAAGACAAATGGCCAGTGGTACAGGTAGCGATTTATTTTGGCAAACCATTCAGTCTTTGAATTGTTGTTTACTGCCCAATACTGCGGGTTGTCGTGATGCACAGACTGCGATTACTACTGCTGAAATGGCGCGTGAACTTTTTAATACCTCATGGATTAAATTGGAAGTGATTGGTGATGACTTGAGTCTGCAGCCGGATCCCTTTGAGTTATTGCGTGCAGCGAATGAATTAGTAAAACGAGGATTTGAGGTCTTTCCATATTGTACTGATGACTTAGTTTTATGCCAACGTCTCATGGATTGTGGTTGTAGGATTTTGATGCCGTGGGCGGCACCTATTGGTTCAGGAAAAGGATTACTCAATCCTTTTGCGTTGGAGACATTACGTCATCGATTAACGGATGTAACCTTGATTGTCGATGCGGGGATTGGTAAGCCATCGCATGCGACACGGATTTTGGAGTTAGGTTTTGATGGGGTGTTACTGAATAGTGCGGTTGCTTCTGCGATTCATCCGGTAGCCATGGCGGAAGCTTTTTCACATGCAGTTATTGCTGGACGAAGTGCTTTCGAGGCAGGTCTTATGCCGGAGCGGATTACCGCTCAATCATGTACCCCTTTAATCGATACACCTTTTTGGCATCAGGAGGTTCTATGA
- a CDS encoding DUF1543 domain-containing protein: protein MNLFVVYIGGSHPNSLIELHDLRFIVAQSIEDTYDVLKKSWWGIPKSLHIDAWGILKYADGHSIQISQEPSENSDNKLFFVNLGGYDNKQFTELHKNIFVVAANEFEAKQKALIQIADWESPHRDYLYEVDNLLNINSLLKQEGYYLHLNGQVEPKPFEFTCCYNPIGRN, encoded by the coding sequence ATGAATTTATTTGTAGTATATATTGGTGGTTCCCACCCTAATTCTTTAATCGAACTGCATGATCTCCGCTTTATAGTGGCTCAATCCATTGAAGATACCTATGATGTGCTTAAAAAAAGCTGGTGGGGTATCCCCAAAAGTTTGCATATAGACGCTTGGGGTATCTTAAAGTATGCAGATGGACATAGTATTCAAATTTCACAGGAGCCGTCAGAAAATAGTGATAATAAATTATTTTTCGTAAACTTGGGCGGCTACGATAACAAGCAATTTACCGAATTACATAAAAATATTTTTGTAGTTGCTGCTAATGAATTTGAGGCGAAACAAAAAGCATTAATACAAATTGCTGACTGGGAGTCTCCGCATCGCGATTATTTATATGAAGTTGATAATTTACTTAATATTAATTCATTACTTAAACAGGAAGGCTATTATTTACATTTAAATGGGCAAGTCGAGCCTAAGCCGTTTGAATTTACCTGTTGCTACAACCCCATTGGTAGAAATTAA
- a CDS encoding TolC family protein: MYYFLRLITAVLIPFVFNGVQAATPLTFKQALAIAYRNNPELQAEIDKAQAMRGAFIQSGLYPNPQLTLTGENFGGSGSYSGYEAAETTASITQPIPLGGRLKYLKTATYADYLASLAQINVQKAMLYMTVGVTYVDALYAGQWYQVTKKLTRLNQNIVSAIQRRVKAGAGAELDLRLAQVRLGDAKIQERKAERDALAQRAKLARLLGDGLRVDRPLIDKGLPGLTLRWSDLLKKLPQSPQLIQMQLQLQAKRATITATKKSVWPDLNIQLGGRHFSDDGSNAIVASAFAEVPVYNRNQGKIMAAEAQYTQTAHELQGARLDVRQNIYTVFLQAKQSNYEANLVTDSLLPLAKKSIKLAQDGYQMGRYSYIELSTALNTLYEEERHYQQAHADYHKSLIQLTALLGLHPSKESK, from the coding sequence ATGTATTATTTTTTAAGATTAATCACAGCAGTCTTAATTCCATTCGTTTTTAATGGAGTACAGGCTGCTACCCCACTTACTTTTAAGCAGGCACTGGCCATAGCTTATCGTAATAATCCCGAACTGCAGGCAGAAATAGATAAAGCGCAAGCCATGAGAGGTGCTTTCATACAAAGTGGATTGTACCCGAATCCCCAACTGACTTTAACGGGTGAAAACTTTGGTGGTTCTGGCAGTTATTCAGGTTATGAAGCTGCAGAAACCACTGCTTCAATAACGCAACCTATCCCTCTAGGTGGTCGTCTTAAGTATTTAAAAACCGCAACCTATGCCGACTATTTAGCCTCTTTAGCACAGATTAATGTTCAGAAAGCAATGCTTTACATGACAGTTGGAGTGACTTACGTTGATGCTCTTTATGCCGGGCAATGGTATCAGGTTACTAAAAAATTGACTCGCTTAAATCAAAATATTGTTTCAGCGATTCAGCGAAGAGTTAAAGCCGGCGCTGGCGCGGAACTGGATTTACGGCTAGCGCAAGTCCGATTAGGGGATGCAAAAATTCAGGAACGAAAAGCAGAGCGAGATGCTCTAGCTCAACGAGCAAAACTTGCTCGTTTATTAGGTGACGGTCTAAGAGTGGACCGCCCTTTGATTGATAAAGGTTTGCCAGGACTAACGTTGAGATGGTCTGATTTATTAAAAAAACTACCACAAAGCCCGCAGCTGATACAAATGCAACTCCAATTACAGGCCAAACGAGCAACAATCACCGCGACTAAAAAATCGGTGTGGCCCGATTTAAATATTCAATTGGGGGGACGTCATTTTTCTGATGATGGTAGTAATGCTATAGTGGCGTCTGCATTTGCAGAGGTTCCCGTTTATAACCGCAATCAAGGGAAAATCATGGCAGCAGAGGCGCAATACACGCAGACTGCTCACGAACTCCAAGGGGCTCGTCTTGATGTGCGTCAAAATATCTATACTGTTTTTTTACAAGCGAAACAAAGTAATTATGAGGCCAATTTAGTTACGGATTCTTTATTGCCTTTGGCGAAAAAATCCATCAAATTAGCCCAAGATGGTTATCAGATGGGGCGTTACAGCTATATTGAATTATCCACAGCACTCAATACGTTGTATGAAGAAGAGCGGCACTACCAACAGGCCCATGCCGATTATCATAAATCCTTAATTCAACTCACCGCGCTATTAGGATTACATCCTTCCAAGGAGAGCAAATGA
- a CDS encoding efflux RND transporter permease subunit — MLEHIIRFSLKHRWFVLLFTLIIAILGIYNFQRLPIDAVPDITNVQVQINTQASGYSPYEVEQRITFPIELAMSGLPNLDYTRSLSRYGLSQVTVVFKDGTNIYFARQLINERLQEVKDKLPPEAETTLGPISTGLGEIFMYVVTNKPNVPKTQQYNPTELRSIQDWIIKPQLRNVEGVAEVNTIGGYEKQFHITPDPMKLVRYRLSLDNVVEALKRNNANVGAGYIETNGEQYLIRVPGQVQNISDIENIVIASFEGTPVRIRDVADVALGKELRTGAATENSKEVVLGTVFMLMGENSRTVSQRVAAKMKEINKSLPEGVEAVTVYNRTLLVNATIHTVTKNLLEGALLVCIILFLFLGNIRAALITAMVIPLSMLLTITGMVSNQISANLMSLGALDFGLIVDGAVIIVENCIKHLGEQQHALHRILNLEERLKVISYATTEVIRPSIFGVFIITVVYLPILTLTGVEGKMFLPMAETVIIALLASMLFALTFVPAAIAIFLRGHLQEKENALVHHLSIGYGKVLRRCFHARKTIIGVALGLVVISLLIAFRLGGEFIPSLDEGDIAMHAMRIPGTSLTQAITMQDLVEKRVREFPEVKTVFSKLGTAEVATDPMPPNVADTFIILKPRKDWPNPKKTKQELVQEMENAVKQIPGNNYEFTQPIQMRFNELISGVRSDVAVKVFGDDMDTLLKTAEAISAQLKQIPGAADVKVEQVSGLPLLTIEINRDSLARYGLQISTVQDAIVIATGGKKGGELFEGDKRFDIVVRLPESLRTDPNVLRQIFIPLPLAKDGEQHFIPISEVASLVRSESPNQISREIGKRRVVVTSNVRNRDLSSFVNDAKRRIDENVKIPSGYWVTWGGQFEQLQSASQRLQIVVPITLLGIFLLLFMSFGRVMDALLVFTGIPLALTGGIFALWLRGIPLSISAGVGFIALSGVAVLNGLVMITFINKLHEEKKFYLKDAVLQGSLARLRPVLMTALVASLGFVPMALATGTGAEVQRPLATVVIGGIISSTFLTLLVLPGLYYVFHERRKKGKQAKR, encoded by the coding sequence ATGCTGGAACACATTATTCGCTTTTCTTTAAAACATCGCTGGTTTGTGCTTTTATTCACCCTGATTATTGCCATTTTAGGTATTTATAACTTTCAACGTCTTCCTATTGATGCAGTACCAGATATTACTAACGTTCAGGTACAGATTAATACCCAAGCCTCTGGATATTCTCCGTACGAGGTGGAACAACGCATTACCTTCCCAATTGAATTGGCCATGAGTGGTTTGCCCAATTTGGATTATACCCGCTCTTTGTCGCGCTATGGATTATCACAAGTTACGGTGGTGTTTAAAGATGGAACTAATATTTATTTTGCCCGCCAGTTGATTAATGAGCGCTTGCAAGAAGTAAAAGATAAATTGCCTCCAGAAGCCGAAACCACCTTAGGCCCCATCTCAACAGGTCTTGGTGAAATTTTTATGTACGTTGTCACCAATAAGCCTAATGTGCCAAAAACTCAGCAGTATAATCCAACTGAGCTTCGTTCCATACAAGATTGGATTATTAAACCTCAATTACGAAATGTGGAGGGAGTTGCCGAAGTCAATACCATTGGGGGCTATGAAAAACAATTTCATATTACACCGGACCCGATGAAGTTGGTGCGTTACCGTTTAAGTCTGGATAATGTGGTTGAAGCATTAAAACGTAATAATGCGAACGTCGGTGCGGGTTATATTGAAACGAATGGCGAGCAATATTTAATCAGGGTGCCGGGGCAGGTACAAAATATTTCCGATATTGAAAATATTGTTATTGCTAGTTTTGAAGGCACCCCAGTTCGAATTCGTGACGTAGCTGATGTTGCTTTAGGCAAGGAGTTACGAACCGGTGCTGCTACTGAGAACAGTAAAGAAGTAGTACTAGGTACGGTCTTTATGTTGATGGGGGAAAATAGTCGAACGGTTTCTCAGCGCGTTGCTGCCAAAATGAAGGAAATTAATAAATCCCTTCCCGAGGGGGTTGAGGCGGTTACCGTATATAACCGCACTCTATTGGTTAATGCCACCATTCATACGGTGACAAAAAATCTTTTGGAAGGTGCGCTCTTGGTTTGCATCATCTTATTTCTATTTTTGGGAAACATACGAGCAGCGCTTATTACTGCTATGGTGATTCCCTTGTCGATGTTATTGACTATTACTGGCATGGTGAGCAATCAAATCAGCGCGAATTTAATGAGTTTGGGAGCCTTGGATTTTGGTTTAATTGTGGATGGCGCGGTCATTATTGTTGAAAATTGTATTAAGCATCTGGGTGAGCAACAGCATGCACTGCATCGTATCTTAAATTTGGAAGAGCGGTTAAAAGTCATTTCGTATGCCACGACGGAAGTAATTAGACCCAGTATTTTTGGTGTTTTTATTATTACGGTGGTTTATTTACCGATACTCACCCTGACTGGTGTTGAAGGAAAAATGTTTTTACCTATGGCAGAAACCGTCATTATTGCGCTATTAGCCTCGATGCTGTTTGCATTAACTTTTGTGCCTGCTGCTATAGCTATTTTTTTACGCGGACACCTGCAAGAAAAGGAAAATGCTTTAGTGCATCATCTCTCTATAGGCTATGGCAAAGTATTGCGCCGTTGTTTTCATGCGCGAAAAACGATCATTGGTGTGGCTCTAGGTTTAGTGGTGATCAGTTTATTAATTGCCTTTCGTTTAGGTGGTGAGTTTATTCCAAGCCTTGATGAAGGAGATATTGCCATGCATGCGATGCGAATTCCTGGCACCAGTTTGACCCAGGCAATTACGATGCAGGATTTGGTCGAAAAACGAGTCAGGGAGTTCCCTGAGGTAAAAACTGTTTTTTCCAAGTTAGGGACAGCAGAGGTGGCTACTGATCCTATGCCTCCGAATGTGGCTGATACGTTCATTATTTTAAAGCCGCGTAAGGACTGGCCTAATCCTAAAAAAACGAAGCAGGAATTAGTACAAGAAATGGAAAACGCTGTAAAACAAATTCCGGGGAATAATTATGAATTTACCCAACCTATTCAAATGCGCTTTAATGAACTTATTTCAGGAGTTCGTAGTGATGTGGCAGTAAAAGTCTTCGGTGATGATATGGATACCTTGTTAAAAACAGCGGAAGCGATTAGTGCTCAATTAAAACAAATACCAGGAGCGGCTGATGTGAAGGTCGAGCAAGTCAGTGGATTGCCTCTATTAACCATTGAAATTAATCGTGACTCCTTGGCGCGCTATGGGTTACAAATAAGTACGGTTCAAGATGCAATAGTGATTGCCACGGGGGGCAAGAAGGGTGGGGAGCTTTTTGAGGGGGATAAGCGTTTTGATATAGTGGTACGTCTGCCTGAATCGTTGCGAACTGATCCGAACGTGTTGCGCCAAATATTTATACCGCTACCTCTTGCCAAGGATGGAGAGCAGCACTTTATTCCTATAAGTGAGGTCGCCTCATTGGTGCGTAGTGAAAGCCCAAACCAAATCAGTCGCGAGATCGGAAAACGACGCGTGGTGGTTACTTCAAACGTTAGAAATCGGGATTTAAGTTCATTCGTGAACGACGCTAAACGGCGCATCGATGAAAACGTTAAAATACCTTCCGGCTATTGGGTAACCTGGGGTGGTCAGTTTGAACAGCTTCAATCTGCCTCACAGCGATTACAAATCGTAGTCCCCATCACGTTATTAGGTATTTTCTTATTGCTCTTTATGAGTTTTGGGCGAGTAATGGATGCACTGTTGGTTTTTACAGGAATACCTCTCGCACTAACTGGTGGTATTTTTGCTTTGTGGTTACGCGGGATCCCCTTATCTATCTCTGCAGGTGTTGGGTTCATTGCCTTATCCGGCGTTGCTGTACTCAATGGTTTAGTCATGATTACCTTTATCAATAAACTTCATGAAGAGAAGAAATTCTATTTAAAAGATGCAGTGTTGCAAGGATCGTTGGCGCGTCTAAGACCTGTGTTAATGACGGCTTTGGTCGCCTCACTAGGTTTTGTGCCCATGGCGCTTGCGACGGGAACTGGGGCTGAGGTCCAAAGGCCTCTTGCTACGGTGGTCATTGGCGGAATTATCTCTTCTACCTTTTTGACCTTATTGGTTTTACCGGGCTTATACTATGTTTTTCATGAACGACGTAAAAAGGGTAAGCAAGCAAAGAGATAA